Proteins encoded by one window of Prevotella nigrescens:
- a CDS encoding ribosomal protein L7/L12, with amino-acid sequence MKNNLLKNMYAAIVALFVTAFALPQQLQAENYNLLINGKRVTSENCGDLTTIEGVKGKVAYDAASNVLTLENATISSTGEKAAGVALWNSIKNLTIKLVGENTIKSEKSGGMVNYDKLTFTGTGKLTITGAMSGNADYCYGVLNPGTITVDGCTMEISGGVNGITSGRWKFNKCNVRIKGNGSENDEYKGSMGRLNYIPEFTDCKIVTPEGSEWKKLEKSGYKFYSLFANNKVVTDWVTIKPNTAPEKYSLMINGKQVTSENCGDLTVIEGVKGKVAYDAASNVLTLENATISNTADKAAGVALWNSIKNLTIKIVGENSITSEKSGGMVNYDKLTFTGTGKLKVTGAQSGNEDYCYGVLNHNTITVDGATLEISGGVNGIASGRWKFNKCNVRVKGNGSENDEYKGSMGRLNVIPEFTDCKIVSPEGTVWKELKKSGYTFQSLFGADGKVVTDWVAIQPNDAPVTYDLVLEAVGDREIAVIAIVKDITGMGMMAVKKLIATAPCIIKENMTEADAKEARDKLLAVGATANIYPHGTWKKPTGINFQNADTAAQTIYNLQGIRLNTKLENLPAGVYIVNGKKVLKK; translated from the coding sequence ATGAAAAACAATTTACTTAAAAACATGTATGCAGCAATTGTTGCATTGTTTGTTACAGCTTTCGCCCTGCCACAGCAATTGCAGGCTGAAAACTACAATCTGTTGATTAATGGAAAGCGAGTAACATCAGAGAACTGTGGCGACCTTACAACCATAGAAGGCGTAAAAGGTAAGGTTGCTTACGACGCTGCAAGCAATGTGCTTACACTTGAGAACGCTACCATCTCCAGCACTGGAGAGAAGGCTGCAGGCGTTGCACTTTGGAATTCCATTAAGAATCTAACCATTAAGCTTGTTGGTGAGAACACAATTAAATCGGAAAAGAGTGGGGGTATGGTTAATTACGACAAGCTGACATTCACTGGCACTGGCAAACTCACGATTACTGGTGCAATGTCTGGCAATGCCGATTACTGCTACGGCGTGCTAAATCCAGGTACAATCACAGTAGACGGTTGCACTATGGAAATCAGCGGTGGTGTGAATGGTATCACCAGCGGTCGTTGGAAGTTCAATAAATGTAACGTCCGCATAAAAGGCAACGGAAGTGAGAACGATGAATACAAAGGTAGTATGGGAAGGTTGAACTACATTCCCGAATTTACTGACTGTAAGATTGTAACTCCTGAAGGTTCAGAATGGAAGAAACTTGAGAAGAGTGGCTATAAGTTCTATTCACTCTTCGCCAACAATAAGGTTGTTACCGACTGGGTAACCATTAAACCTAATACAGCACCTGAGAAGTATAGTCTGATGATTAATGGAAAGCAAGTAACATCAGAGAACTGTGGAGACTTAACGGTTATAGAAGGAGTAAAAGGTAAGGTTGCTTACGATGCTGCAAGCAATGTACTCACGCTTGAGAATGCAACTATTTCTAATACAGCAGACAAGGCAGCTGGTGTTGCACTTTGGAATTCCATTAAGAACTTAACCATTAAGATTGTTGGTGAGAACTCTATTACATCAGAAAAGAGTGGTGGTATGGTTAACTACGACAAGCTGACATTCACCGGTACAGGCAAGCTTAAGGTAACAGGCGCACAGTCTGGCAACGAAGACTATTGCTATGGTGTCCTTAATCATAATACAATCACCGTAGACGGTGCCACATTAGAAATCAGCGGTGGCGTAAATGGTATTGCCAGTGGTCGCTGGAAGTTCAACAAGTGTAACGTTCGCGTAAAAGGTAACGGAAGTGAGAACGACGAATACAAAGGTAGTATGGGGCGTTTGAATGTTATTCCAGAGTTTACCGATTGTAAGATTGTATCTCCTGAAGGCACTGTGTGGAAAGAACTCAAGAAGAGCGGATACACTTTCCAATCTCTCTTCGGTGCTGATGGTAAGGTTGTAACCGACTGGGTAGCCATTCAACCAAATGACGCGCCTGTAACTTATGACCTCGTGTTAGAAGCTGTTGGCGATAGAGAAATTGCAGTTATTGCTATCGTTAAAGACATTACAGGCATGGGCATGATGGCTGTCAAGAAACTTATTGCAACTGCTCCTTGCATTATTAAAGAGAACATGACAGAAGCCGATGCCAAAGAAGCAAGAGACAAACTCCTCGCAGTAGGTGCTACTGCCAACATCTATCCACACGGAACATGGAAGAAGCCAACTGGTATTAACTTCCAAAACGCAGATACAGCTGCTCAAACTATCTACAACTTACAAGGCATTCGCCTCAACACTAAGTTGGAGAACTTGCCTGCTGGTGTCTACATTGTAAACGGAAAGAAAGTACTGAAGAAGTAA
- a CDS encoding choice-of-anchor J domain-containing protein: MKKAFTGIILLTLLIPTTNMAQKAHRLIQPKRTQTEQQLTRITSSKEPLVLKSPHKGLRTIDPSVILWGNATINKRWDYYSFQPKNTSGEISFTQLGNLNQRIAKNGVQIADGKLYTVDFERYENASGELTLYTYDLTTWKGSGKVYNDFSLAAIETAQAKDGTVYGEFYNSSASNQQYELGTVDYRTRKRTTFGTTSRKYVAMGITSDNQLYGIASDGILYKISITDGMETSVGPTGIELTDEYEGPYAQTGEIDPKDNTFYWYAQDKDYNTALYTVNLTSGAVTKIADSETTMYGMVIAPTPTNIDAPATVSQLSALFSGTNLNGVINFVLPNKTVKGDNLKGDVKYVVTANGALLFNGTAQTGTTISKSVQLSHSGEYCFAVTASNAKGESPTATLKQWIGFDEPEMVGNPTANLENGTVTIKWTAPTAGTHQGTLGALTYDVVRIQGHDTTNVATGITNTTCTDDLSAAEHASYTYAVRAISGDVKGSRWANTAPIIAGSAIEPDWNYKFEGQSALSIFKIVDANNDKATWWCNGFPGYGAMSHQTNVKKNSDDWLITPAIHLSSDRVYTVAFKVRNVMAEPKNTLEVKWGKGNNVGQLSNVLLETFTPKFSETKGQWQVCTADIIPDATGNIYIGFHDNTTATDKYQIAIDSITITKTAYATAPDSVKALTITPAQKGALQATISFIIPKVRINGAALNRVDSLVVSRDGVDIERIDAATIGTRMEWTDKNVPTDGFHTYTITPYLDGHPGRKATIRMFIGTDRPHNPTGITFTDQGTKLKAAWNTFQSVGANGGYLDPKDVSVTFYTLTKGDFGFELGDSLTTSKPGELSTSLPFDPNKTTMEDGKTQTLAWFGVRANNGSGESDCVTARGVVVGPCIPLPFKESMANGQLDNGFASLLGNEQYNSRKTAAAWRVVTDAASDNDGGSLVWANYTEEYAGSDVAFTIEQGDETSVNLPKVALAGTTNPKLFFDLYSLVGNESTLKVLIQTPDGKDHIAAQYDLSKTTQGGWTKQSVDLAPYAKERYIIVKFEGTAQGTRVMIGIDNINIINQLERNLTAVSIETPENIVAGKKGQVKVVVKNQGAADANRYFVILYANGNQCDAVSRTKQLPSMANDTITMKLPVAINEPATSLQVKAMVIYDGDMLVSDNETETKTVKVVQSPYGRITDLKAEMGGEHKVVLTWGQPVLPEPVRVDDGFESYSPFAKDMSPWTMVDGDKGITGALQPSSTYPGQGEPFAFTAFNPNWWIEDMINVNPGLAPHDGKQYAAAVYALNENQKLVAQNNWLISPRLSGRKQEITFYVMNIATRPGDTKYFESFDLLYSTESIDTATFVKIKSEQADGTTAFNEGANWKRITVEVPEGAKFFAIHHNTPKGKAYIFGIDDISYEQVATGADDNITEYIIYRDGKKIAIVKGSQHTYTNNRVTGEHVYNVTAIYTAKNGETNESGFSNDASINTTSIDAIEDTTQTFDVTTLSGVKVRTKAKNCNDLQHGVYIINGKKCVVK, encoded by the coding sequence ATGAAAAAAGCATTTACAGGCATCATCTTATTGACATTGCTTATTCCAACAACCAATATGGCTCAGAAAGCTCATAGATTGATACAACCGAAACGAACACAAACCGAGCAACAACTAACACGAATTACGTCCTCGAAAGAACCTTTAGTGCTCAAATCTCCACATAAGGGATTGAGAACCATTGACCCCTCTGTTATACTTTGGGGTAATGCAACCATTAATAAAAGATGGGACTATTATTCTTTCCAACCTAAAAATACCTCTGGTGAGATTAGTTTCACCCAATTAGGTAATCTAAATCAGCGTATAGCAAAGAATGGTGTACAGATTGCCGATGGTAAGTTGTATACCGTAGATTTTGAACGCTATGAAAATGCAAGTGGAGAACTAACACTTTATACCTACGATTTAACAACGTGGAAAGGTAGCGGGAAGGTTTACAACGACTTTTCACTTGCTGCCATCGAAACTGCACAAGCAAAAGATGGCACAGTATATGGCGAATTTTATAATAGTTCTGCCAGCAATCAACAATACGAACTGGGCACTGTAGACTACCGGACACGTAAACGTACCACATTCGGGACAACTTCACGCAAATATGTAGCTATGGGTATAACATCAGATAATCAGCTTTATGGCATCGCATCCGACGGAATACTATATAAGATTTCTATTACTGATGGTATGGAAACCAGTGTCGGTCCAACGGGTATAGAACTTACTGATGAATATGAAGGACCGTATGCACAAACAGGGGAGATAGATCCAAAGGATAATACTTTCTATTGGTACGCACAAGATAAAGATTATAACACAGCTTTATACACAGTTAACTTAACAAGTGGTGCTGTTACAAAGATTGCCGATTCTGAAACAACCATGTATGGCATGGTAATAGCCCCTACTCCGACCAATATTGATGCACCTGCCACTGTCTCGCAATTGTCGGCTCTATTCAGCGGAACTAATCTCAATGGCGTTATAAACTTCGTTCTACCAAACAAGACTGTTAAAGGCGACAATCTGAAAGGTGATGTCAAGTATGTTGTTACAGCTAATGGCGCACTATTATTTAATGGAACTGCACAAACAGGGACAACTATCAGTAAGTCGGTTCAATTATCGCATAGTGGCGAATACTGCTTTGCTGTTACTGCATCGAATGCTAAAGGCGAATCGCCCACAGCTACTCTTAAACAATGGATAGGCTTCGACGAACCTGAAATGGTTGGTAATCCTACAGCCAATTTAGAGAATGGGACTGTTACCATAAAGTGGACTGCACCTACTGCCGGCACACACCAAGGCACGCTCGGTGCACTAACCTACGATGTAGTTCGCATACAAGGTCACGATACAACCAATGTTGCAACTGGTATTACCAACACAACGTGTACCGATGATTTGTCTGCAGCAGAGCACGCAAGTTATACATACGCTGTCAGAGCCATTAGCGGAGACGTAAAGGGTTCTCGTTGGGCAAATACAGCACCTATCATAGCAGGTTCGGCAATAGAACCGGACTGGAACTACAAGTTTGAAGGACAATCTGCACTATCTATATTCAAAATAGTCGATGCAAACAACGATAAGGCTACATGGTGGTGCAATGGTTTCCCTGGTTACGGTGCAATGAGCCATCAAACCAATGTCAAGAAGAATAGCGACGACTGGCTTATTACCCCTGCTATACATCTTTCTTCCGACCGTGTTTACACTGTAGCGTTTAAAGTGCGCAATGTAATGGCCGAGCCTAAGAATACGCTCGAAGTAAAGTGGGGCAAAGGCAACAATGTTGGACAGCTTTCCAATGTCCTGTTAGAAACCTTCACGCCAAAGTTCTCGGAAACCAAAGGACAATGGCAGGTATGCACTGCCGATATTATTCCCGATGCTACAGGAAATATCTATATCGGTTTCCACGATAACACGACAGCCACCGACAAATACCAGATTGCCATCGATAGCATTACCATTACCAAAACAGCTTACGCTACCGCTCCCGATTCTGTAAAGGCACTGACTATTACGCCTGCACAGAAAGGGGCACTGCAAGCTACTATCAGTTTCATAATTCCAAAGGTTCGTATCAATGGGGCTGCACTCAACCGTGTAGACAGCCTCGTTGTAAGTAGAGACGGTGTAGACATTGAGCGTATAGACGCAGCAACAATTGGAACACGAATGGAATGGACAGACAAGAATGTTCCTACTGATGGTTTCCACACTTACACTATTACGCCGTATCTTGATGGACACCCCGGACGCAAGGCTACTATCAGAATGTTTATAGGTACCGACCGTCCGCACAATCCTACAGGCATTACGTTTACCGACCAAGGCACAAAACTAAAGGCTGCTTGGAACACTTTCCAATCTGTTGGTGCCAATGGTGGATACCTCGACCCGAAAGATGTTAGCGTAACATTCTACACATTAACGAAAGGCGATTTCGGTTTTGAATTGGGCGACTCACTAACGACAAGCAAGCCGGGTGAGCTAAGCACGAGCCTGCCCTTCGACCCGAATAAAACTACAATGGAAGATGGAAAAACTCAAACGCTGGCTTGGTTCGGTGTCAGAGCAAACAATGGCAGTGGAGAGAGCGACTGTGTTACTGCACGCGGCGTGGTTGTTGGCCCGTGCATTCCGTTGCCTTTCAAAGAGAGCATGGCAAACGGACAGTTAGACAATGGCTTTGCATCGCTCTTAGGCAACGAACAATACAATAGCAGAAAGACGGCTGCAGCATGGCGTGTTGTAACCGATGCTGCTTCAGACAACGACGGAGGTAGTCTGGTTTGGGCTAACTATACCGAAGAATATGCAGGAAGTGATGTTGCTTTCACTATAGAGCAAGGCGACGAGACTTCGGTCAATCTACCAAAGGTTGCACTCGCAGGAACAACAAATCCTAAACTCTTCTTCGACCTTTACTCGCTTGTTGGCAACGAGTCTACACTGAAGGTATTAATTCAGACACCAGACGGAAAAGATCACATAGCTGCACAGTACGACCTTAGCAAAACAACGCAAGGCGGTTGGACTAAACAGTCGGTAGATTTGGCACCATATGCAAAAGAGCGATACATTATTGTCAAGTTCGAAGGCACTGCACAAGGCACCAGGGTTATGATTGGAATAGACAATATAAACATTATAAATCAGCTCGAACGTAATCTTACGGCTGTGAGTATTGAAACGCCAGAGAACATTGTTGCAGGAAAGAAGGGACAAGTGAAAGTCGTGGTGAAGAACCAAGGAGCAGCTGATGCCAACAGATACTTCGTTATTCTTTATGCAAACGGAAACCAATGCGACGCGGTGAGCAGAACCAAACAACTGCCATCAATGGCAAACGACACCATAACTATGAAGTTGCCTGTTGCCATTAACGAACCTGCCACATCGTTGCAAGTAAAAGCCATGGTAATATACGATGGCGACATGCTGGTAAGTGACAATGAAACCGAAACAAAGACGGTTAAAGTTGTCCAGTCGCCTTACGGTAGAATAACCGACCTGAAAGCCGAAATGGGTGGCGAGCATAAGGTTGTACTCACTTGGGGACAACCTGTATTGCCAGAGCCTGTCCGTGTAGACGATGGTTTCGAGAGCTATTCTCCGTTCGCAAAAGATATGTCGCCGTGGACAATGGTAGATGGCGATAAAGGTATTACAGGCGCACTGCAACCTTCGTCTACATATCCGGGACAGGGCGAGCCTTTCGCATTTACAGCTTTCAATCCTAACTGGTGGATTGAAGACATGATCAACGTAAACCCTGGATTGGCTCCACACGATGGCAAACAATATGCAGCCGCCGTGTATGCACTTAACGAGAACCAGAAACTTGTTGCACAAAACAATTGGCTTATATCTCCACGTCTGTCGGGCAGAAAGCAGGAAATAACATTCTACGTAATGAACATTGCAACACGTCCGGGAGATACCAAATATTTTGAAAGCTTCGACCTGCTTTATTCTACAGAAAGCATCGACACGGCTACATTCGTAAAAATAAAGAGCGAGCAAGCCGACGGGACTACTGCCTTCAACGAAGGAGCCAACTGGAAGCGTATCACTGTAGAAGTGCCAGAAGGTGCAAAATTTTTCGCCATTCATCACAATACGCCAAAAGGAAAGGCTTACATATTTGGCATAGACGATATCAGTTATGAGCAAGTAGCTACAGGGGCAGACGACAACATAACAGAATACATCATCTATCGAGACGGAAAGAAGATTGCCATTGTAAAAGGCAGCCAACACACTTATACCAACAACCGTGTTACGGGTGAACACGTTTACAATGTTACGGCAATATACACTGCAAAGAACGGAGAAACAAACGAATCCGGTTTCTCTAACGATGCTTCTATCAATACTACTTCCATTGATGCAATAGAAGACACTACCCAGACATTCGATGTAACAACGCTTAGTGGAGTGAAAGTGCGCACGAAAGCTAAGAATTGCAACGACTTGCAACATGGTGTGTATATTATTAATGGAAAGAAATGTGTAGTGAAATAA